The following are encoded in a window of Haloarcula halophila genomic DNA:
- a CDS encoding DUF7118 family protein: MSEFVDQLEQTERERERARERVEEIGADRLRTCRDAYRDLIRLLEDYDGRATGSGDFQAYTQFEGAVATVVGNLDEDIPEYDTFEAVDDHLQQRRLSESDFEQAREMLAPVSDLVDRLDELESAREAYVQARREARRRLGELDEQIEELERLERLGDADLDAPVEHIRAPIRAYDEAVREAFAAFRNDAPAREVLGLIERTEAFPLVEFRAPPEELLRYVREHEAGTEPLPTLLEYADYSGSKLDHYVEDPAALRSAVSTRRTYLRNVDADPLTVGWPPPPASELPWLCREYRSIVARFADESVVARLREVRQLAGRDDYKRLRESALARSELTEAERERIASGAVERDLAAARDERDAIETALSTLGELDDPP; this comes from the coding sequence ATGTCCGAGTTCGTCGACCAACTGGAGCAAACCGAACGGGAACGCGAGCGGGCACGGGAACGGGTCGAGGAGATCGGTGCCGACCGGCTCCGGACCTGCCGGGACGCCTACCGGGATCTGATACGTCTGCTGGAGGACTACGACGGCCGGGCGACCGGCAGCGGTGACTTCCAGGCCTACACCCAGTTCGAGGGCGCCGTGGCGACGGTGGTCGGGAACCTCGACGAGGACATCCCCGAGTACGACACCTTCGAAGCCGTCGACGACCACCTCCAGCAGCGCCGCCTCTCGGAGAGCGACTTCGAGCAAGCGAGGGAGATGCTGGCCCCGGTCAGTGACCTCGTCGACCGCCTGGACGAGTTAGAGAGCGCCCGGGAGGCCTACGTCCAGGCCCGGCGGGAGGCACGGCGACGTCTCGGGGAACTGGACGAGCAGATCGAGGAGCTGGAGCGTCTCGAACGGCTCGGCGACGCCGACCTCGACGCCCCGGTCGAGCACATCCGTGCTCCCATCCGGGCCTACGACGAGGCCGTCAGAGAGGCCTTTGCCGCGTTCCGGAACGACGCCCCCGCCCGCGAGGTCCTCGGGTTGATCGAGCGGACCGAGGCGTTCCCCCTCGTCGAGTTCCGCGCCCCACCCGAGGAATTGCTGCGGTACGTCCGTGAACACGAGGCCGGGACCGAACCGCTGCCGACGCTGCTCGAGTACGCCGACTACTCGGGGTCGAAACTGGACCACTACGTCGAGGACCCCGCGGCGCTCCGATCCGCCGTCTCGACCCGGCGGACGTACCTCCGGAACGTCGACGCCGATCCCCTGACCGTCGGGTGGCCGCCGCCACCGGCCTCGGAACTCCCGTGGCTCTGTCGGGAGTACCGCTCGATCGTCGCCAGGTTCGCCGACGAGAGCGTCGTGGCACGGCTACGCGAGGTCCGGCAACTGGCCGGTCGGGACGACTACAAGCGGCTCCGGGAGAGCGCGCTGGCTCGCTCGGAACTCACCGAGGCGGAGCGCGAACGGATCGCCAGCGGGGCCGTCGAGCGGGACCTGGCCGCCGCTCGTGACGAGCGGGACGCTATCGAGACGGCGCTCTCGACTCTCGGTGAACTGGACGACCCGCCCTGA
- the glmM gene encoding phosphoglucosamine mutase, translated as MQVFGSSGVRDVAGEGLTPRYVLRIAQAAGSVWTGDHDRVAIARDTRTTGRTFGNAAVSGLTGLGFDVDRLGIVPTPGLQAYCERESVPGVMITASHNPPAYNGVKLVGADGVELRRETLDEIAAAVGADDPALAGWERVGTDRCIETARERYREQLRDAVDSERIAAADLTVVVDPGHGAGSLTSPDLFRELGCTVHTINAQPDGHFPGRDPEPVEANLADLRAYVRATDADLGIAHDGDGDRAIFVDERGDHVEGDAALAALAAAELDAGDAVVSAVNASQRLVDVVEDAGADLSLTPIGSTYIVSRIAELRAEGTRVPVAGEGNGGIIFPAYRIARDGAYTAARFCELAAETPVSELVAPFDDYANVRRNLRYDDDDGREAMLDGVEAYAQEVDAAVDRTDGWRLNYDDAWVLARPSGTEPVVRVYAEARSLDRATELAEAMVSAAE; from the coding sequence ATGCAAGTGTTCGGGTCGAGTGGCGTCCGGGATGTCGCTGGCGAGGGACTGACACCGCGGTACGTCCTGCGGATCGCACAGGCGGCCGGCAGCGTCTGGACCGGGGACCACGACCGCGTCGCGATCGCACGTGACACGCGGACCACCGGGCGGACCTTCGGTAACGCCGCAGTGAGCGGGCTGACCGGGCTGGGGTTCGACGTGGACCGGCTCGGGATCGTCCCGACACCCGGACTGCAGGCCTACTGCGAGCGCGAGAGCGTCCCCGGGGTGATGATCACCGCCAGCCACAACCCGCCTGCCTACAACGGCGTCAAACTGGTCGGCGCCGACGGCGTCGAACTGCGCCGGGAGACGCTCGACGAGATCGCCGCCGCCGTCGGGGCCGACGACCCGGCGTTGGCCGGCTGGGAGCGGGTCGGAACCGATCGGTGTATCGAGACCGCTCGCGAGCGCTACCGGGAACAGCTCCGGGATGCCGTCGACAGCGAGCGCATCGCGGCGGCCGATCTCACCGTCGTCGTCGACCCCGGTCACGGCGCCGGCTCGCTCACCAGCCCGGACCTGTTCCGGGAACTGGGCTGTACCGTCCACACGATCAACGCCCAGCCCGACGGTCACTTCCCCGGGCGGGACCCCGAACCGGTCGAAGCCAACCTCGCGGACCTGCGGGCGTACGTCCGGGCGACCGACGCCGACCTGGGCATCGCCCACGACGGCGACGGCGACCGGGCGATCTTCGTCGACGAACGCGGCGACCACGTCGAGGGCGACGCCGCGCTGGCGGCCCTGGCGGCCGCGGAACTCGACGCCGGCGACGCGGTCGTCTCCGCGGTCAACGCCTCACAACGGTTGGTCGACGTCGTCGAGGACGCCGGTGCGGACCTCTCGTTGACCCCAATCGGCTCGACGTACATCGTCAGTCGTATCGCCGAACTCCGGGCCGAGGGGACCCGCGTCCCCGTCGCCGGCGAGGGCAACGGCGGCATCATCTTCCCCGCCTATCGGATCGCACGGGACGGGGCCTACACCGCCGCGCGGTTCTGTGAACTCGCCGCCGAAACGCCGGTCAGCGAACTCGTCGCTCCCTTCGACGACTACGCGAACGTCCGCCGGAACCTCCGCTACGACGACGACGACGGGCGCGAGGCGATGCTCGACGGGGTCGAGGCGTACGCACAGGAGGTCGACGCGGCCGTCGACCGGACCGACGGCTGGCGGCTGAACTACGACGACGCGTGGGTGCTGGCCCGGCCCTCGGGGACCGAGCCGGTCGTCCGCGTCTACGCCGAGGCCCGCAGTCTGGACCGGGCGACGGAACTGGCCGAGGCGATGGTCTCGGCGGCGGAGTGA
- the pyrE gene encoding orotate phosphoribosyltransferase: MANQELIDALRDAVKYGEFELSHGGTSNYYVDKYVFETDPRCLELIARAFAERVAETKLAGVALGGVPMVAVTSVETGLPYVIARKQAKEYGTGNRIEGELEDGEEVVVIEDIATTGQSAIDAAEALREAGAVVERVLVVVDREEGARENLADHGLELEALVTASDLLADAPGNIDD; encoded by the coding sequence ATGGCCAACCAGGAACTCATCGACGCGCTCCGGGACGCGGTCAAATACGGCGAGTTCGAACTCTCACACGGCGGGACCTCGAACTACTACGTCGACAAGTACGTCTTCGAGACCGATCCCCGCTGTCTGGAACTGATCGCACGGGCGTTCGCCGAACGGGTCGCGGAGACGAAGCTGGCCGGCGTCGCGCTGGGGGGCGTGCCGATGGTCGCGGTCACCAGCGTCGAGACCGGGCTCCCCTACGTCATCGCCCGCAAGCAGGCAAAGGAGTACGGCACCGGCAACCGTATCGAGGGCGAACTCGAAGACGGCGAGGAGGTCGTCGTCATCGAGGACATCGCGACGACCGGCCAGAGCGCCATCGACGCCGCGGAGGCGCTTCGCGAGGCCGGCGCCGTCGTCGAGCGGGTCCTCGTCGTCGTCGACCGGGAAGAGGGCGCCCGCGAGAACCTCGCCGACCACGGCCTAGAGCTGGAAGCGCTCGTGACCGCCTCGGACCTGCTGGCGGACGCTCCCGGGAACATCGACGACTGA
- a CDS encoding NCS2 family permease: MGTLERLFELEAHDTDVRTELVAGLTTFLTMSYIVIVNPAILSAAISVENRTPGQTVQMLAVVTIISAAVATLIMAFYANRPFAQAPGLGLNAFFAFTVVLGLGVPWQTALSAVVVEGLLFILLTAVGAREYIIKLFPEPVKMAVGAGIGLFLAIIGLEAMHVVAADPATFLQFNPSFANDPIAIISVVGLFLTFALYAADVPGSIILGIVITTAISYAASALGITPIDPQIAEGVFLYTPASLTGQTAVVYSVAGYNITPLVGAFIEGFSNVDALGFSLIVFTFFFVDFFDTAGTLTGVGQIAGFLDEEGNLPDIDRPLMADAVGTTVGGIIGTSTVTTYIESATGVEEGGRTGLTALVVAVLFLASLALVPLAAAVPLHASHIALVVVAVLMLQNIVDIDWDDLSHAVPAGLTMFIMPFTYSISYGIAAGIIAYPIVKAAQGEASEVHPGQWVLAGAFVLYFFVRTSGLLGGAL; encoded by the coding sequence ATGGGTACGCTGGAGCGGTTATTCGAGTTGGAGGCACACGACACCGACGTCCGAACGGAGTTGGTCGCGGGGTTGACGACGTTCCTGACGATGAGTTATATCGTCATCGTGAACCCGGCCATCCTGAGCGCGGCCATCTCCGTCGAGAACCGAACCCCGGGCCAGACCGTCCAGATGCTGGCCGTCGTCACGATCATCTCCGCGGCCGTGGCGACGCTGATCATGGCCTTCTACGCGAACAGGCCGTTCGCACAGGCACCCGGACTGGGGCTGAACGCCTTCTTCGCGTTCACCGTCGTCCTCGGGTTGGGGGTCCCCTGGCAGACGGCGCTGTCCGCCGTCGTCGTCGAAGGGCTCCTCTTCATCCTCCTGACCGCCGTCGGCGCCCGCGAGTACATCATCAAGCTGTTCCCCGAACCGGTCAAGATGGCCGTCGGGGCCGGTATCGGCCTGTTTCTCGCGATCATCGGGCTGGAGGCCATGCACGTCGTCGCCGCCGACCCGGCCACGTTCCTGCAGTTCAACCCGTCGTTCGCCAACGACCCCATCGCCATCATCTCCGTCGTCGGTCTCTTTCTCACCTTCGCGCTGTACGCCGCCGACGTCCCGGGATCGATCATCCTCGGGATCGTCATCACGACGGCGATCTCCTACGCGGCGAGTGCACTGGGGATCACCCCCATCGACCCACAGATCGCCGAGGGCGTGTTCCTCTACACGCCGGCGTCGCTGACCGGCCAGACCGCGGTCGTCTACTCGGTCGCCGGCTACAACATCACGCCGCTGGTCGGCGCGTTCATCGAGGGCTTCTCGAACGTTGACGCGCTGGGCTTCTCGCTCATCGTCTTCACGTTCTTCTTCGTCGACTTCTTCGACACCGCCGGGACGCTGACCGGCGTCGGACAGATCGCGGGCTTCCTCGACGAGGAGGGGAACCTCCCCGACATCGACCGACCGCTGATGGCCGACGCCGTCGGGACCACCGTCGGCGGGATCATCGGCACGTCGACGGTCACCACATACATCGAGTCCGCGACCGGCGTCGAAGAGGGTGGCCGGACGGGCCTGACCGCGCTGGTCGTCGCGGTGCTGTTTCTCGCGTCGCTGGCGCTCGTGCCCTTGGCTGCGGCCGTCCCGCTGCACGCCTCACACATCGCGCTCGTCGTCGTCGCCGTGTTGATGCTCCAGAACATCGTCGACATCGACTGGGACGACCTGAGCCACGCCGTCCCCGCGGGGCTGACGATGTTCATCATGCCGTTTACCTACTCGATCTCGTACGGGATCGCCGCCGGGATCATCGCCTACCCGATCGTGAAGGCCGCACAGGGTGAGGCGAGTGAGGTCCATCCGGGTCAGTGGGTGCTTGCGGGCGCGTTCGTGCTCTACTTCTTCGTCCGGACCAGCGGCCTCCTCGGTGGCGCACTCTGA
- a CDS encoding glutathione S-transferase N-terminal domain-containing protein, with product MANLELYELEGCPYCAKVIKKLDELGLEYKSHMVPRSHDERTEVKEVSGQTGVPVLIDHDNGIDGMPESDDIVEYLEETYGSGAA from the coding sequence ATGGCCAACCTCGAACTCTACGAGCTGGAAGGCTGTCCGTACTGTGCGAAGGTAATCAAGAAACTCGACGAACTCGGCCTGGAGTACAAGTCCCACATGGTCCCGCGCTCGCACGACGAGCGGACCGAAGTGAAGGAGGTCTCGGGCCAGACCGGCGTTCCAGTGCTGATCGACCACGACAACGGCATCGACGGGATGCCCGAGTCCGACGACATCGTCGAGTACCTCGAAGAGACCTACGGCAGCGGCGCTGCTTGA
- a CDS encoding transcriptional regulator: protein MSRSALVGNVTAMLEDAGFLVSDRCAIRPKSFDIAARRGEDVLLVKILGNIDAFDGVTGAEMRRLGTYLNATPIVVGLRTRDEDLKPGVVYFRHGVPVLSPDTAMDLFIEEVPPLIYAAPGGLYVNIDSEVLADAREDREWSLGRLATELGVSRRTVSKYEDGMDASVEVAAELEDLFDAPLTSPVSVLDGAEEVRDDEPTPEDPDANPEDESIVTVFTRIGFEVHPTDRAPFKAVNENGRRREQVLTGHSPFTEAAEKRARIMSSVGEVTRTRSVYVVDELKRESVEGTAIIEEDEMEEIEDAVDLRDLIMERGEDHEETA, encoded by the coding sequence ATGTCACGGTCGGCACTGGTCGGCAACGTCACGGCGATGCTAGAGGACGCGGGGTTTCTCGTCAGCGACCGCTGTGCGATCAGGCCCAAGAGTTTCGATATCGCGGCCCGGCGCGGAGAGGACGTCCTGTTGGTGAAGATCCTGGGCAACATCGACGCCTTCGACGGCGTCACGGGTGCAGAGATGCGCCGTCTGGGAACCTATCTGAACGCGACGCCGATCGTCGTCGGGTTGCGGACCCGCGACGAGGACCTGAAACCCGGCGTCGTCTACTTCCGGCACGGCGTCCCGGTGTTGTCGCCCGACACCGCCATGGACCTGTTCATCGAGGAGGTCCCGCCGCTCATCTACGCGGCCCCGGGTGGGCTCTACGTCAACATCGACTCCGAGGTGCTGGCCGACGCGCGCGAGGACAGGGAGTGGTCGCTGGGACGCTTGGCCACGGAACTGGGCGTCTCCCGGCGAACCGTCTCGAAGTACGAGGACGGCATGGACGCCTCCGTCGAGGTGGCAGCCGAACTCGAAGATCTGTTCGACGCGCCGCTGACCTCGCCGGTCAGCGTCCTCGACGGGGCCGAGGAGGTTCGGGACGACGAACCGACGCCCGAGGACCCCGACGCCAACCCCGAAGACGAGTCGATCGTCACCGTCTTCACCCGCATCGGCTTCGAGGTCCACCCGACCGACCGAGCGCCGTTCAAGGCGGTCAACGAGAACGGCCGGCGCCGCGAGCAGGTCCTGACCGGGCACTCGCCGTTTACCGAGGCCGCCGAGAAACGGGCGCGGATCATGTCCTCGGTCGGCGAGGTCACTCGGACGCGGTCGGTGTACGTCGTCGACGAACTCAAACGCGAGTCCGTCGAAGGGACCGCGATCATCGAGGAAGACGAGATGGAGGAGATCGAAGACGCCGTCGATCTCCGTGATCTCATCATGGAACGCGGCGAAGACCACGAAGAGACCGCTTAG
- a CDS encoding tRNA(Ile)(2)-agmatinylcytidine synthase, whose amino-acid sequence MTIVGLDDTDSREGGMCTTYAASELADDIRAAGGTVERLLLVRLNPAVEHKTRGNAALAVHTDLDAGRATELAESTLDLAEIDDPRTNPGAVVADCAPEAVPSALAEFTTDAVRSIQDRVTATTLADHAGFARLERGNGRGLIGALAAVGAWASFDEWTYEHIAYRGRERWGTERDVDTESVFAAAESHYPAVWDTVDRSSNYPVCVPRTPCPVLYGIRGDDPAACRAVADAIEGEPVAERATFLTNQGTDVHLQTAPLAAVEDDSAYRVSGEVVDPPETRAGGHVFLTIADDGGTLPCAAFEPTKGFRDRVRSLRVGDCVTVCGEVSGGTLKLEKFRVDAVVETERVTPNCPDCDRSMSSAGRDQGYRCRDCGTSAPGKVERPIDREIEPGWYEVPPVARRHVAKPLVRGGFGGATHPER is encoded by the coding sequence GTGACTATCGTCGGTCTCGACGACACCGATTCCCGGGAAGGCGGGATGTGTACGACCTACGCGGCCAGCGAACTCGCCGACGACATCCGTGCGGCCGGCGGGACCGTCGAGCGACTGCTCCTGGTCCGGCTGAACCCCGCCGTCGAGCACAAGACCCGCGGGAACGCGGCGCTCGCGGTCCACACCGATCTCGACGCCGGCCGGGCGACCGAGCTCGCCGAGTCGACCCTCGATCTGGCAGAGATCGACGACCCCCGGACGAACCCCGGCGCGGTCGTCGCTGACTGTGCTCCCGAGGCGGTCCCATCGGCGCTCGCGGAGTTCACCACGGACGCCGTTCGATCGATCCAGGACCGCGTGACGGCGACGACGTTAGCCGATCACGCCGGCTTCGCGCGCCTGGAACGCGGGAACGGCCGCGGGCTGATCGGCGCGCTCGCCGCCGTCGGCGCGTGGGCATCCTTCGACGAGTGGACCTACGAGCACATCGCCTACCGCGGGCGAGAGCGGTGGGGAACCGAGCGCGACGTCGATACGGAAAGTGTCTTCGCCGCCGCCGAGTCCCACTACCCCGCCGTCTGGGACACCGTCGATCGGAGCTCGAACTATCCGGTCTGTGTGCCGCGGACCCCCTGTCCGGTGCTGTACGGCATCCGCGGCGACGACCCGGCGGCCTGCCGGGCCGTCGCCGACGCCATCGAGGGCGAACCGGTCGCCGAGCGGGCGACGTTTCTGACGAACCAGGGGACCGACGTGCATCTCCAGACGGCCCCGCTGGCAGCGGTCGAGGACGACAGCGCCTACCGAGTGTCCGGCGAGGTAGTCGATCCGCCCGAGACCCGCGCCGGCGGCCACGTGTTCCTGACGATCGCCGACGACGGCGGGACACTCCCGTGTGCAGCCTTCGAGCCAACCAAGGGGTTCCGTGACCGGGTCCGATCGCTCCGTGTCGGCGACTGCGTGACCGTCTGTGGGGAAGTCAGCGGTGGGACCCTCAAACTGGAGAAGTTCCGCGTCGATGCGGTAGTCGAGACCGAGCGAGTGACTCCGAACTGTCCCGACTGCGACCGATCGATGTCCTCGGCCGGCCGCGACCAGGGGTATCGCTGTCGGGACTGTGGGACCAGTGCCCCCGGGAAGGTCGAGCGCCCGATCGACCGGGAGATCGAACCGGGCTGGTACGAGGTCCCGCCGGTGGCGCGCCGACACGTGGCGAAGCCGCTGGTCCGGGGTGGGTTCGGCGGGGCGACGCATCCGGAGCGGTAG
- a CDS encoding pyridoxal-phosphate dependent enzyme: MRHCEACGREYPRDRPWRCDCGHALDYADPPASDGEPTDFDRDAGIWAFEDLLPMDERVTLGEGWTPLVDAPDWDATFKLEFLHPTGSFKDRGAATVVAEAQAVGADRVLEDSSGNAGLAVASYAARAGIDAEIYVPADAKAGKRRRIERTGAEVVAVEGDRQAVTDACLEAVEAGDGYYASHAWNPAFFAGTATVAYELAAQRDWSAPAAVVTPLGHGTLFLGAYQGFRALEGAGWIDEIPKLLGAQAAGASPIADARHGGSASHNDLADGIQISEPARADQIRAAIEDTGGDAVAVDERATRAAHDRLAAEGLHVEPTCATATAALRSFRDRGVVAPDDDVVVPLTGRNA, translated from the coding sequence ATGCGACACTGCGAGGCCTGTGGTCGGGAGTACCCCCGCGACCGGCCCTGGCGCTGTGACTGTGGCCACGCACTGGACTACGCCGACCCGCCAGCCTCCGATGGCGAACCCACCGACTTCGACCGCGACGCGGGCATCTGGGCCTTCGAGGACCTCCTGCCGATGGACGAACGGGTGACGCTGGGCGAGGGGTGGACGCCGCTCGTCGACGCCCCCGACTGGGACGCGACGTTCAAACTGGAGTTCCTCCACCCGACGGGGAGTTTCAAGGACCGCGGCGCGGCGACGGTGGTCGCCGAGGCACAGGCTGTCGGCGCAGACCGTGTCCTGGAGGATTCTTCCGGGAACGCCGGGCTTGCCGTCGCCAGCTACGCTGCACGTGCCGGTATCGACGCCGAGATCTACGTTCCCGCCGACGCGAAAGCGGGGAAGCGCCGGCGGATCGAACGCACCGGCGCCGAGGTCGTCGCCGTCGAGGGCGACCGGCAGGCCGTCACCGACGCCTGTCTCGAGGCCGTCGAGGCCGGGGACGGCTACTACGCCAGCCACGCCTGGAACCCCGCCTTTTTCGCCGGGACCGCGACCGTCGCCTACGAACTGGCCGCTCAGCGCGACTGGTCGGCCCCGGCCGCCGTCGTGACGCCTCTGGGTCACGGGACGCTGTTTCTGGGCGCGTATCAGGGGTTCCGGGCGCTGGAAGGAGCCGGCTGGATCGACGAGATCCCGAAACTGCTGGGCGCACAGGCGGCGGGTGCCAGCCCCATCGCCGACGCTCGCCACGGGGGGAGCGCGAGCCACAACGACCTGGCCGACGGCATCCAGATCAGCGAGCCAGCACGCGCCGACCAGATCCGGGCGGCCATCGAGGACACGGGCGGTGACGCTGTCGCGGTCGACGAGCGGGCGACCCGGGCCGCACACGACCGACTGGCTGCCGAGGGGCTCCACGTCGAGCCGACCTGTGCGACGGCGACGGCGGCGCTGCGATCGTTCAGGGACCGCGGCGTCGTCGCTCCGGACGACGACGTGGTGGTCCCGCTCACGGGCCGCAACGCCTGA
- a CDS encoding succinylglutamate desuccinylase/aspartoacylase family protein translates to MVRFGTASAVPGEMDTGRLEVGETRDGSSVGLPVAVVNGAAGGKTLYIQAASDGDELNGVGVVQRVLPRLDPSEIAGTILVCGIVNYHAFQVAEHRNPIDDTKMNRAYPGDDTGTSSERIAAATFDAAISADYVVDLHQGSTSRMIEECRVRCGTRHRLHSECLELAKVFGCGHILDQKGPDGQLARAAPDEGVPTIDPELGGCVGWDEDSIRKGVDGVFNVLTYYDFLDGHYSPTPQTRASGFEQYGAPSGGLVDFQADLGERVSRGEPLFEITDVFGQEKATITADSSGIFWRSRRLPQVATGEYVCSVGTDIDTY, encoded by the coding sequence ATGGTACGTTTCGGTACGGCGAGTGCCGTCCCCGGTGAGATGGATACGGGACGGCTGGAGGTGGGCGAGACTCGCGACGGGAGTTCCGTCGGACTCCCGGTCGCCGTGGTCAACGGCGCCGCCGGCGGGAAGACACTCTACATCCAGGCTGCGAGCGACGGCGACGAACTCAACGGCGTCGGCGTCGTCCAGCGGGTGCTCCCCCGGCTGGACCCCTCGGAGATCGCCGGCACGATCCTGGTCTGTGGCATCGTCAACTACCACGCCTTCCAGGTCGCCGAGCACCGCAACCCTATCGACGACACGAAGATGAACCGGGCCTACCCCGGTGACGACACCGGCACCTCCAGCGAGCGAATCGCCGCCGCGACCTTCGACGCCGCGATCAGCGCCGATTACGTGGTCGACCTCCATCAGGGATCGACCTCGCGGATGATCGAGGAATGTCGCGTCCGGTGTGGCACCCGCCATCGGCTCCACAGCGAGTGTCTCGAACTCGCGAAAGTATTCGGCTGTGGCCACATCCTCGACCAGAAAGGACCCGACGGCCAACTCGCTCGCGCGGCCCCCGACGAGGGCGTCCCGACGATCGATCCGGAACTGGGCGGCTGTGTCGGCTGGGACGAGGACTCGATCCGGAAAGGCGTCGACGGCGTCTTCAACGTCCTCACCTACTACGACTTCCTGGACGGCCACTACAGCCCCACGCCACAGACCCGCGCCAGCGGCTTCGAACAGTACGGTGCCCCCTCCGGCGGCCTCGTCGACTTCCAGGCCGACCTGGGCGAGCGTGTCTCCCGTGGCGAGCCGCTGTTCGAGATCACCGACGTCTTCGGCCAGGAGAAGGCGACGATCACCGCCGACTCCTCGGGGATCTTCTGGCGGTCGCGCCGCCTCCCACAGGTCGCGACCGGGGAGTACGTCTGTTCGGTCGGGACCGACATCGATACTTACTGA
- a CDS encoding DUF7536 family protein, which produces MADREQPSGRAAMVQALNVPRNAKLGFGFALVVTGLVFATFVLPGTGRPAYLYLALAFVLAMSLGGLTTAVLTIGSAVRLARRDSPE; this is translated from the coding sequence GTGGCAGACCGCGAGCAACCCAGCGGCCGGGCCGCGATGGTACAGGCGCTGAACGTCCCGCGGAACGCGAAACTCGGGTTCGGGTTCGCACTCGTGGTGACCGGGCTCGTCTTCGCGACGTTCGTCCTGCCGGGGACCGGTCGGCCGGCGTACCTCTATCTCGCCCTGGCGTTCGTCCTGGCGATGTCGCTGGGCGGGCTGACGACGGCCGTGCTCACGATCGGTTCGGCGGTCCGGTTGGCACGGCGGGACAGTCCGGAGTAA
- a CDS encoding potassium channel family protein: MDPTVSVEYEPVSVKSVLSEMKDTAELLIDLSYSAVLLGSDDVAAEVLELEEKMDVLQLRARMSLLMACRSTEDAEALAPVLGMVGAAEKISDAAGDIAKIVLEDIGLPDTMRAALPEALETLVRATVAADSPLAGETLGTLNLETETGVRALAIRRQGDWLLNPDRETAIEAGDVVLFRGPESGVTEVYRDATGEEYEPPEPPERAAQDLDRAVSSIVLMKDMAELAVDLAYGAVLFDSEAVAEEVVELEAEVDALQSRFEAWVLRAAGDSDDPVSLRGLVHLARSTEVISDAALEMSEGVLRGLSTHPVVAEAVQESDEIITQATIAASSDFAGDTIGEQAIKTATGMRIIAIRRPSNQSDRTGREGGDWVVSPGPETPLQAGDVVIAKGTRTGAERFAELAGG, translated from the coding sequence ATGGACCCGACAGTGTCGGTCGAGTACGAGCCGGTCAGCGTCAAGTCGGTGCTGTCCGAGATGAAAGACACCGCGGAGTTGCTCATCGACCTCTCGTACTCGGCGGTGCTGCTGGGCAGCGACGACGTCGCCGCGGAGGTCTTGGAACTCGAAGAGAAGATGGACGTCCTCCAGTTGCGGGCGCGGATGAGCCTTCTGATGGCCTGTCGGTCGACCGAGGACGCGGAGGCACTGGCGCCGGTTCTGGGGATGGTCGGTGCCGCCGAGAAGATCAGCGACGCCGCCGGCGACATCGCGAAGATCGTCCTCGAAGATATCGGCCTCCCCGACACGATGCGGGCGGCGCTCCCCGAGGCCTTAGAAACGCTCGTCCGTGCGACGGTCGCGGCCGACTCCCCGCTGGCCGGCGAGACGCTGGGTACGTTGAACTTAGAGACCGAGACCGGCGTCCGCGCGCTGGCGATCCGCCGACAGGGCGACTGGCTCCTCAACCCCGATCGAGAGACGGCGATCGAGGCCGGTGATGTCGTGTTGTTCCGCGGTCCCGAGTCCGGCGTCACCGAGGTGTACCGGGACGCCACGGGCGAGGAGTACGAACCGCCCGAGCCACCGGAGCGGGCGGCCCAGGATCTCGACCGGGCTGTCTCCTCGATCGTCCTGATGAAAGACATGGCGGAACTGGCGGTCGATCTGGCCTACGGGGCGGTGCTGTTCGACAGCGAGGCCGTCGCCGAGGAGGTCGTCGAACTCGAAGCCGAGGTCGACGCCCTCCAGTCCCGGTTCGAAGCCTGGGTCCTCCGGGCAGCAGGGGACAGCGACGACCCGGTCTCGCTACGCGGGCTGGTCCACCTGGCCCGCTCGACGGAGGTCATCTCCGACGCCGCCTTGGAGATGAGCGAAGGCGTCCTCCGGGGGCTCTCGACCCATCCGGTCGTCGCCGAGGCGGTCCAGGAATCCGACGAGATCATCACGCAGGCGACCATCGCCGCATCGAGCGACTTCGCCGGCGACACTATCGGCGAGCAGGCGATCAAGACGGCGACGGGGATGCGGATCATCGCCATTCGACGGCCGAGCAACCAGAGCGACCGGACCGGCCGCGAGGGCGGCGACTGGGTCGTCTCGCCCGGCCCGGAGACGCCGCTCCAGGCCGGCGATGTCGTCATCGCGAAGGGGACCCGTACCGGCGCCGAGCGGTTCGCGGAGTTAGCCGGCGGCTAG